From the Alkalibacter rhizosphaerae genome, one window contains:
- a CDS encoding efflux RND transporter permease subunit: MLSKWSVKKPYTIFVAVILIAILGTISFMNLQTDLLPSLELPYVVVVTPYPGASPEEVETVVTRPLEQVLATTTNIKNVSSVSRESSSMIILEFNSTSNMDSVMIEVNSNLDMIKGNWGEEVGSPMVIKANPEMLPIMVAAVDMEGKDTREVSEFTEEVLIPDMESMEGVASVEGTGLVEEKIEVKLLQEKIDEINAQMLAVVDGELVKAESDLKKAKKELESGLAKLDEEYANQSKQLSDGMAAINEGKIQLEEGEAALLEAREQLNSQLAPLQLALRGLEAAETELLEQQEALEALEVRTPEQETALEAIRRGLEETQTQKAEMEDSIQLLTQGLAEIEAQLAALQEGKQEIFVREDQISQGRIVLSQEIGNARTQMVQGLAQIEEGLAELEKAKEEAFEKTDLGAMITTDMIGGILMAQNFSMPAGYVQGEDGDFLVKIGDSIADVEEMRNLLLFDTKMDEVGKIYLSEVAEVELVDNAADLYAKVNGEDAVMLTFQKQSNYSTAQVAKTIRDRIDKVMDEHEGTTITPLMDQGVYIDIVIDSVLKNLMYGGILAILILLLFLRDIRPTLIVAMSIPTSLVFAITMMYFTGVTINIISLGGLALGVGMLVDNSVVVIENVYRLKNQGVSAFKASIEGARQVAGALTASTLTTTAVFLPVVFTQGISRQIFTDMGLTIAYSLLASLIVALTLVPVLSSGIFRNLESREHGMFDRFVGFYEKLLRGALKFKVVVIVLVVALLGGSIFAAFSMGTAFIPEMDGTEMSLTIDMDPSATFEERTAMSDQVIEKIMDVEGIETIGAFTGGTAMGFGGGGGGNISLYLLLNENKSRTNQEISQEILDRTADLDAEIAVSTSNMNLGGLAGEGMEVIVTGRDLDSLRTISDDVAELLAQTEGMVNVETSFVSEAMEIRVIVDKEKAMGKGLTVAQVFQAVSSSISAGRQSTVLLVENKEFPVIVVDDKSETVTRENLGELEIPFESEGEKSTVRLDEIADLQETEGLQAIRRDAQQRYVSVTGDLLPDYNIGLVSRELEKKLVDYDVPEGYDVRIAGETETINDTLGDLTLMILLAIVFVYLIMVAQFQSLLFPFIVMFTIPLAFTGGFLALFFTGTEISVISMLGFLVLSGVVVNNGIVFVDYTNQLMEEGMEKKEALLEAGRVRIRPILMTAITTILGLSTLSFGMGMGAEMLQPLAITAIGGLTYATLLTLFVVPVMYDLFQRKSHINKAAMEE; encoded by the coding sequence ATGTTATCCAAATGGAGCGTTAAGAAGCCATATACTATTTTTGTCGCCGTGATTTTGATCGCAATACTGGGTACGATCTCGTTTATGAATCTGCAGACGGATCTGTTGCCCAGTTTGGAATTGCCTTATGTAGTAGTAGTTACACCTTATCCAGGCGCCAGTCCGGAAGAAGTGGAGACGGTCGTTACAAGACCTTTGGAACAGGTGCTGGCAACCACGACAAACATCAAAAACGTCAGTTCCGTCTCCCGGGAAAGTTCTTCCATGATCATTCTGGAATTCAACAGCACCAGCAACATGGATTCGGTGATGATCGAAGTCAACAGCAACCTGGACATGATCAAGGGCAACTGGGGTGAAGAAGTCGGCTCTCCCATGGTCATCAAAGCCAACCCTGAAATGCTGCCTATTATGGTAGCCGCAGTGGACATGGAAGGAAAAGACACCAGGGAAGTGTCGGAATTCACGGAAGAAGTGCTGATCCCGGATATGGAAAGCATGGAAGGGGTCGCTTCCGTAGAGGGGACCGGACTGGTGGAGGAAAAGATCGAAGTAAAACTTCTCCAGGAGAAGATCGATGAAATCAATGCACAGATGCTTGCTGTCGTGGATGGCGAGTTGGTCAAAGCGGAAAGCGATCTGAAAAAAGCCAAAAAAGAACTGGAGTCTGGCTTGGCCAAGCTGGATGAAGAATATGCCAACCAGAGCAAACAGCTTAGCGATGGAATGGCTGCCATCAACGAAGGGAAAATCCAGCTGGAAGAAGGAGAGGCAGCACTGCTGGAAGCTCGGGAACAGTTGAACAGCCAGCTGGCTCCACTGCAACTGGCACTAAGAGGTCTGGAAGCGGCAGAAACGGAGCTGTTGGAGCAGCAGGAAGCCCTTGAGGCATTGGAAGTGCGAACACCGGAACAGGAAACTGCCTTGGAAGCCATTCGACGAGGTTTGGAGGAAACCCAGACTCAGAAAGCAGAAATGGAGGATAGCATCCAGTTATTGACCCAAGGATTGGCAGAGATCGAAGCACAGTTGGCTGCGCTCCAGGAAGGAAAACAGGAGATTTTTGTTCGGGAAGATCAAATCTCTCAGGGACGCATCGTATTGAGCCAGGAGATCGGAAATGCCAGAACCCAGATGGTCCAAGGTCTGGCTCAGATCGAGGAAGGCTTGGCGGAATTGGAAAAAGCCAAGGAAGAAGCGTTTGAGAAAACGGACCTGGGAGCCATGATCACTACGGACATGATCGGCGGGATCCTGATGGCCCAGAATTTTTCCATGCCGGCAGGTTATGTCCAAGGAGAAGACGGTGATTTCCTGGTAAAGATCGGAGACAGCATTGCCGATGTGGAAGAGATGAGAAATCTGCTCTTGTTCGATACCAAGATGGACGAAGTCGGGAAGATCTATTTATCCGAAGTGGCTGAAGTGGAGTTGGTGGACAATGCCGCTGATCTCTATGCCAAAGTCAACGGAGAAGATGCGGTCATGCTGACCTTTCAAAAACAAAGCAATTATTCTACGGCGCAAGTAGCGAAAACCATCCGGGATCGAATCGACAAGGTCATGGATGAACACGAAGGAACGACCATAACCCCATTGATGGACCAGGGTGTATACATCGACATCGTCATCGACTCCGTTTTGAAAAACCTGATGTATGGAGGCATCTTGGCCATCCTGATCTTGCTGCTGTTTTTAAGGGACATTCGGCCCACCTTGATCGTTGCCATGTCCATACCCACCAGTTTGGTTTTTGCCATCACCATGATGTATTTCACAGGCGTCACCATCAATATCATCTCTCTTGGAGGATTGGCGCTGGGAGTGGGGATGCTGGTGGATAACTCCGTGGTCGTCATCGAAAATGTGTATCGATTGAAAAATCAAGGGGTATCGGCATTTAAAGCATCCATCGAAGGAGCCAGGCAAGTTGCCGGAGCCTTGACGGCTTCCACGCTGACGACGACAGCAGTATTTTTGCCCGTCGTATTTACCCAGGGAATATCCAGACAGATTTTTACCGACATGGGTCTGACCATTGCCTACTCCCTGCTGGCCAGTCTCATCGTTGCATTGACATTGGTTCCGGTATTGTCTTCCGGGATCTTTCGAAACCTGGAATCCAGGGAACACGGGATGTTCGACCGCTTTGTCGGTTTCTATGAAAAACTTCTTCGGGGAGCTCTGAAGTTTAAAGTTGTCGTCATAGTATTGGTGGTCGCTTTACTGGGAGGAAGTATTTTTGCAGCCTTTTCCATGGGTACGGCGTTCATACCTGAAATGGACGGAACGGAAATGTCCCTGACTATCGATATGGATCCCTCGGCCACATTTGAGGAACGTACTGCCATGTCGGACCAAGTGATCGAAAAAATCATGGATGTGGAAGGGATCGAAACCATTGGAGCATTTACCGGAGGCACTGCCATGGGTTTTGGTGGCGGCGGCGGCGGAAACATTTCCCTGTATCTCTTATTGAATGAAAACAAGTCCCGAACCAATCAGGAAATTTCCCAGGAAATATTGGATCGGACCGCAGATCTGGATGCGGAGATCGCCGTATCCACCTCCAACATGAACCTGGGTGGTCTGGCTGGAGAGGGAATGGAAGTGATCGTAACCGGTCGCGATCTGGACTCCCTGCGTACAATATCCGATGATGTTGCCGAATTGTTGGCACAAACGGAAGGCATGGTCAACGTGGAGACCAGTTTTGTCAGTGAAGCTATGGAGATCCGTGTGATCGTCGACAAGGAAAAAGCCATGGGAAAAGGGTTGACCGTGGCCCAGGTATTCCAAGCCGTCAGCTCCAGCATTTCCGCCGGTAGACAATCTACTGTGCTGCTGGTGGAAAACAAGGAATTTCCGGTCATCGTAGTGGATGACAAAAGTGAAACGGTCACCAGGGAAAACCTTGGAGAATTGGAGATCCCTTTTGAATCGGAAGGAGAAAAGTCCACCGTCCGCTTGGATGAGATCGCTGACCTTCAGGAGACGGAAGGTTTGCAGGCAATCCGCAGGGATGCCCAACAGCGGTATGTTTCGGTCACCGGTGATTTGTTGCCGGATTACAACATCGGCCTGGTCAGTCGGGAACTTGAAAAGAAACTGGTCGACTACGATGTACCGGAAGGTTATGATGTTCGCATCGCCGGTGAGACGGAAACCATCAACGATACTTTGGGAGATTTGACCTTGATGATCTTGTTGGCCATCGTTTTTGTGTATTTGATCATGGTGGCCCAATTTCAATCCCTCCTGTTTCCGTTCATCGTCATGTTCACCATTCCTTTGGCTTTCACAGGTGGATTTTTGGCACTGTTCTTTACAGGAACGGAAATCAGCGTCATTTCCATGTTGGGTTTCCTGGTGCTCAGCGGAGTCGTCGTCAATAACGGCATCGTCTTTGTGGATTACACCAACCAATTGATGGAAGAAGGAATGGAGAAAAAGGAAGCCTTGCTGGAAGCGGGACGAGTTCGGATCCGGCCCATCCTAATGACGGCCATCACGACCATTCTCGGACTGTCCACCCTTTCCTTTGGCATGGGTATGGGCGCGGAAATGCTCCAACCCCTGGCCATCACCGCCATTGGAGGACTGACGTATGCCACATTGTTGACACTCTTCGTGGTACCGGTCATGTACGATCTGTTCCAACGAAAAAGCCACATCAACAAAGCGGCTATGGAGGAATAG
- a CDS encoding TetR/AcrR family transcriptional regulator — MDKPYMEKEIAIMEGAIALLRSGIHPYQLKVSDIADAAEIGKGTVYQYFSTKEEVIGRSVLYNLEKETNAMLETLTTTSGFRHRLDLVLDQIQRNLRDPLSPFHVLSSAKEYGAIIKKCMPGDGSFAHEMDRFHQVVDLVVQEGLKEGIVDAQDDRMYCQTVIKSALFAWGHNLIRLAVEGNEDVLSDRSSIYKMVERAFKI; from the coding sequence ATGGATAAGCCATATATGGAAAAAGAAATTGCCATCATGGAGGGCGCCATTGCCCTCCTGCGATCCGGGATCCATCCATACCAACTGAAGGTCAGCGACATTGCAGATGCAGCAGAGATCGGGAAAGGAACCGTATACCAGTATTTTTCGACCAAAGAAGAAGTGATCGGCAGAAGCGTCCTCTACAACCTGGAGAAGGAAACCAATGCCATGCTTGAGACCCTGACCACCACATCCGGATTTCGGCATCGACTGGATCTGGTTTTGGATCAGATCCAACGAAATCTCCGGGACCCCTTGTCGCCTTTCCATGTTTTGTCTTCTGCGAAGGAATACGGAGCCATCATAAAAAAATGCATGCCTGGAGACGGCAGTTTTGCCCATGAGATGGATCGTTTTCACCAGGTGGTGGATCTCGTTGTGCAGGAAGGTCTGAAGGAAGGCATCGTGGATGCCCAAGACGACCGGATGTACTGCCAAACGGTGATCAAAAGCGCTTTGTTTGCTTGGGGGCATAATCTGATTCGTTTGGCGGTGGAAGGAAATGAAGATGTGTTGTCCGACCGCAGTTCCATCTACAAGATGGTGGAACGTGCGTTCAAAATATAG
- a CDS encoding nitroreductase family protein, with product MLEKLKTYRSIRKYEEKPVDDEVLKTLLGAALLAPSSRGLRSWEFVVVTDPDLKNKLSKAKIGGGGFLKDAPVVVVVMADPAVSDVWVEDCSIAAYTIQLCARDQGLGSCWAQIRLRKDGDGVDAEENVRQILQIPAKYSVDSIIAIGHPAEEKDPYTQTDMDWTKIHYNSY from the coding sequence ATGTTGGAAAAACTCAAGACCTATCGAAGTATTCGCAAGTATGAGGAAAAGCCGGTGGACGATGAAGTATTGAAGACCTTGTTGGGAGCTGCCTTGCTGGCACCGTCGTCCCGGGGTTTGCGATCCTGGGAGTTCGTGGTGGTGACAGACCCTGACTTGAAAAACAAGCTCTCCAAAGCAAAAATTGGAGGAGGCGGTTTTTTGAAGGATGCTCCTGTGGTCGTCGTTGTTATGGCAGATCCTGCCGTATCCGATGTTTGGGTGGAAGACTGCAGCATCGCAGCCTACACCATTCAGCTTTGCGCCCGAGATCAAGGTTTGGGATCCTGTTGGGCCCAGATTCGATTGCGCAAGGACGGTGATGGGGTGGACGCTGAAGAGAATGTGCGGCAGATCTTGCAGATCCCGGCCAAGTATTCCGTTGACAGCATCATCGCCATCGGACATCCTGCAGAAGAAAAAGATCCATATACCCAGACGGATATGGATTGGACGAAGATACACTACAACTCCTATTAA
- a CDS encoding SpoIIE family protein phosphatase: MSESFLRDFKNVISHQLQEMENQMQLSLEDISCPIREELGGSIDLLYMRIMRMALRETYGGKLSAAILYEAGKNIAMSSFDILEINDLTDYLNQLMLGKTRVVETNGNHIIFEEDECAVCSGLPDIGEALCSFESGFIAGGLSKMLDMDVVVTETKCWGLGDQICRFEADLFPKGTLQNDGRQINTMDMIATLASKASMAIELNKELQYKNDIFNKQLEFAQNIQKSIIPDVSKFKSDRLDFYAYLKPFRKVGGDFYDIFSLNKDKVGIAIADMAGHGIDAAMITTMVKLILRHCSLTEGILEDPSRVMKYVERDMGDVLPNTYFSMIYLTVDMDHRSITYSNAGHPSPILYRKKQNVIQFLKANLPLVGLNKYMPEQGFVSNSILYEPGDQLFLYTDGIPEVRNIKGDFFNINKMLDIIKDPKLESVDDIGKEIIRKATEFRSFMSQEDDICLIGVQL; encoded by the coding sequence TTGAGCGAATCTTTTTTACGGGATTTTAAAAATGTGATCAGTCATCAGCTGCAAGAAATGGAAAATCAGATGCAACTTTCTTTGGAGGATATCAGTTGCCCGATTCGGGAAGAACTTGGAGGCAGCATCGACCTGCTTTACATGCGGATCATGAGGATGGCATTGCGGGAAACCTACGGTGGGAAACTTTCCGCCGCCATTTTATATGAAGCCGGAAAGAACATCGCCATGTCCTCTTTCGACATTCTGGAGATCAATGATTTGACGGATTACCTCAACCAACTGATGCTTGGGAAAACCCGGGTGGTGGAAACCAACGGAAACCACATTATCTTCGAGGAAGACGAATGTGCCGTGTGTTCCGGTCTGCCGGATATCGGGGAAGCCCTGTGTTCCTTTGAAAGCGGGTTCATTGCCGGTGGGTTGAGCAAAATGTTGGACATGGACGTCGTGGTCACGGAAACGAAGTGCTGGGGGTTGGGAGATCAGATCTGTCGGTTCGAAGCCGATCTTTTTCCGAAAGGGACCCTGCAAAACGACGGTCGCCAAATCAATACCATGGACATGATCGCCACGCTGGCATCCAAGGCATCCATGGCCATCGAACTCAACAAGGAGCTCCAATACAAAAACGATATTTTCAACAAACAGTTGGAATTTGCACAAAACATACAGAAGAGCATCATCCCGGATGTCTCCAAATTCAAGTCGGACCGTTTGGATTTTTACGCCTATTTGAAGCCGTTCCGAAAAGTGGGTGGAGATTTTTATGATATTTTTTCATTGAACAAAGACAAGGTGGGCATCGCCATTGCGGACATGGCGGGGCACGGCATCGATGCAGCCATGATCACCACGATGGTGAAGTTGATCCTGCGTCATTGTTCTCTGACAGAAGGGATATTGGAGGATCCTTCCAGAGTCATGAAGTATGTGGAAAGAGATATGGGGGATGTGCTCCCAAACACATATTTCAGCATGATCTATCTGACAGTAGACATGGATCATCGATCCATCACCTACAGCAATGCAGGACATCCTTCACCGATTTTGTATCGAAAAAAGCAAAACGTGATACAATTTTTAAAAGCCAACCTCCCTTTGGTGGGATTAAACAAATACATGCCGGAACAGGGTTTTGTTTCCAATTCCATCTTGTATGAACCGGGAGACCAGCTGTTTTTGTACACCGATGGAATTCCGGAAGTTCGAAACATCAAAGGAGATTTTTTCAACATCAACAAAATGTTGGACATCATCAAAGATCCCAAACTGGAATCCGTGGATGACATCGGCAAGGAGATCATTCGCAAAGCAACGGAATTTCGCAGCTTCATGTCCCAGGAAGACGACATTTGCCTGATCGGAGTTCAGCTGTGA
- a CDS encoding TIGR01212 family radical SAM protein (This family includes YhcC from E. coli K-12, an uncharacterized radical SAM protein.) — protein sequence MENGSLYHSFADAMMEKYGEKVYKIPISISRNCPNRDGILGVGGCSFCGESGAGHETLSNTIPIKEQFQQNASYIQKKYKAKKFIPYFQDFTNTYMDLERFRENMMAITDPSVVGIAVSTRPDCIDRDRLEVLKHVSRAQGWDIYLELGLQSVNYKTLKKIDRGHSLAEFIDALAMIRPYGFDVCAHMILNLPWDDMEDVVEGAKVLSALQVDGVKLHALYIEENTKMAMEYTRGDWPMISLEEYVDRVVAFLCWLSPEVSIHRLIGRAPKEGTLFVNWNRSWWVIRDQIEEKMKKENLHQGIYFDYLGGKGLQPFR from the coding sequence ATGGAAAACGGATCTTTGTACCATTCTTTCGCAGATGCCATGATGGAGAAATACGGGGAAAAAGTATACAAGATCCCCATCAGCATCAGCAGAAATTGTCCCAACCGGGACGGGATCCTGGGCGTGGGAGGTTGCAGCTTTTGTGGAGAATCAGGAGCCGGACATGAAACCTTGTCCAATACCATCCCAATAAAGGAACAGTTTCAACAGAATGCCAGCTACATTCAAAAAAAGTACAAGGCGAAAAAATTCATACCCTATTTTCAGGACTTTACCAATACCTACATGGATCTGGAACGGTTCCGGGAAAACATGATGGCAATAACGGATCCTTCCGTGGTAGGTATCGCCGTGTCCACCCGGCCCGATTGCATCGACCGGGATCGTCTGGAAGTTTTGAAGCATGTATCCCGAGCCCAAGGCTGGGACATATATTTGGAGCTAGGTTTGCAAAGCGTCAATTACAAAACATTGAAAAAAATCGACCGGGGTCATAGCCTGGCGGAATTTATCGACGCTTTGGCCATGATCCGGCCCTACGGATTCGATGTTTGTGCCCACATGATCCTTAATTTGCCGTGGGACGACATGGAAGATGTGGTGGAAGGAGCCAAAGTCCTGTCTGCTTTGCAGGTGGACGGGGTCAAACTTCATGCTCTTTACATCGAGGAGAATACGAAAATGGCAATGGAATACACCCGGGGGGATTGGCCCATGATCTCCTTGGAAGAGTACGTGGACCGGGTAGTGGCGTTTTTGTGCTGGTTGTCGCCGGAAGTATCCATTCATCGACTTATAGGGAGAGCTCCAAAAGAGGGGACCCTGTTTGTCAACTGGAACCGGAGCTGGTGGGTCATTCGAGACCAGATCGAAGAAAAAATGAAAAAAGAAAACCTCCATCAGGGCATCTATTTCGACTACCTGGGAGGCAAAGGGCTCCAACCCTTCAGATGA
- a CDS encoding histidine phosphatase family protein, which yields MNIYVLRHGTTQWNLDHKIQGATDIPLHPAGREEARQIRRKVQDLTFEIILTSPMARALETAQIIRQNDQIPLVVESRLQEVSFGDWEGSTWEEVQQRYSFLMENIPSNGYIDPPNGESFEEAAKRICPLVNSLLKERKDCLLITHKAVIRFLVYCITKKTPAKTGGLDIPNLSILHLCIPDDGPVTWRFI from the coding sequence ATGAATATCTACGTATTGCGTCATGGCACCACACAATGGAATCTGGACCATAAGATCCAGGGTGCCACTGACATCCCCCTCCACCCCGCCGGCAGGGAGGAAGCCCGACAAATACGCCGCAAAGTCCAGGATCTGACCTTCGAAATCATTCTCACCAGTCCTATGGCACGAGCACTGGAAACGGCACAGATCATCCGTCAAAACGACCAAATACCACTGGTGGTGGAAAGCCGGCTCCAGGAAGTATCCTTCGGAGACTGGGAAGGATCCACCTGGGAGGAGGTACAGCAACGCTATTCTTTCTTGATGGAAAATATTCCGTCCAACGGCTATATCGACCCGCCAAATGGCGAATCATTTGAAGAGGCGGCGAAAAGGATCTGTCCCTTGGTGAACTCTTTGCTCAAGGAAAGAAAAGACTGTCTTCTGATCACCCACAAGGCGGTGATCCGTTTTCTGGTTTATTGCATCACAAAAAAAACACCGGCAAAAACCGGTGGTCTGGACATACCCAATCTCTCCATCCTTCATTTGTGCATACCCGATGACGGACCGGTCACCTGGCGTTTCATCTGA
- the fba gene encoding class II fructose-1,6-bisphosphate aldolase has protein sequence MALVNSIEMFKKAYEGGYAVGAFNVNNMEIIQGIVSAAQAENAPLILQVSAGARKYANPIYLKKLVEAAIEETGLDIVLHLDHGEDFEICKACIDDGFSSVMIDGSKYPLEENIALTKRVVDYAKQFGVTVEGELGKLAGVEDAVKVSSKDATYTDPDEAVEFVERTGVDSLAIAIGTSHGAYKFKGEPSLDFARLEVITSKLPGFPLVLHGASSVPEEFVALCNKYGGEIPGARGVPEEMLRQAAKSGVCKINIDTDLRLAMTASIRQTFVEHPSEFDPRKYLGPGRDAIQKMVQHKIKNVLGASGKR, from the coding sequence ATGGCATTGGTCAATTCGATCGAGATGTTCAAAAAAGCATATGAAGGCGGATACGCTGTAGGTGCTTTCAATGTGAACAACATGGAAATCATTCAAGGAATCGTTTCTGCCGCCCAGGCGGAAAATGCACCCCTGATCCTTCAAGTATCTGCAGGTGCCAGGAAGTATGCAAATCCCATTTATTTGAAAAAGTTGGTGGAAGCCGCTATCGAAGAAACAGGATTGGATATCGTGTTGCACTTGGACCACGGTGAAGATTTTGAAATCTGCAAAGCCTGTATCGACGATGGTTTTTCATCCGTCATGATCGACGGATCCAAATATCCACTGGAAGAAAACATTGCTTTGACAAAACGGGTGGTGGATTACGCCAAACAATTCGGTGTCACGGTGGAAGGCGAACTGGGAAAACTGGCGGGAGTGGAAGATGCCGTTAAAGTGTCTTCCAAGGATGCTACCTACACAGACCCGGACGAAGCCGTTGAATTTGTGGAGCGGACCGGCGTCGATTCCCTGGCCATAGCCATCGGAACCAGCCACGGAGCATACAAATTCAAGGGAGAGCCATCTCTAGACTTTGCTCGTCTGGAAGTCATCACCAGCAAACTGCCCGGATTCCCGTTGGTGCTCCACGGAGCCAGCAGCGTACCGGAAGAGTTTGTGGCTTTATGCAACAAATACGGCGGGGAGATCCCAGGAGCTCGGGGAGTCCCGGAAGAAATGCTTCGACAAGCAGCCAAATCCGGTGTTTGCAAGATCAACATCGACACAGACCTTCGTCTGGCCATGACAGCATCCATCCGACAAACCTTTGTAGAACATCCTTCGGAATTCGATCCCAGAAAGTACCTGGGACCAGGCCGGGATGCCATTCAAAAGATGGTGCAGCATAAAATCAAGAACGTGTTGGGAGCCAGCGGAAAGCGATAA
- a CDS encoding methylated-DNA--[protein]-cysteine S-methyltransferase: MYKTSMESPIGKLWIVAGEEGICRIVFGKEPQEKMEAKTTDLLVQCMIQLDEYFSGKRREFDIPLVPDSTPFQRRVYDRLLAIPYGQTQSYKDIAIAVGSPKGMRAVGGANNKNPIPIIIPCHRVIGADGRLIGYGGGVSIKKWLLDHEKAHKDHS; the protein is encoded by the coding sequence ATGTATAAAACGTCCATGGAATCCCCCATCGGAAAGCTTTGGATCGTTGCCGGCGAGGAAGGGATCTGCCGCATCGTCTTTGGGAAAGAACCACAAGAGAAAATGGAAGCAAAGACTACGGATCTCCTTGTGCAGTGCATGATCCAGCTGGATGAGTATTTCTCGGGAAAACGCCGGGAGTTTGACATTCCCCTGGTGCCGGATTCCACGCCCTTTCAACGACGGGTATATGATCGATTGCTGGCCATTCCCTATGGCCAGACCCAATCCTACAAAGACATTGCCATAGCCGTCGGATCCCCTAAAGGGATGCGGGCGGTGGGAGGAGCCAACAACAAAAATCCCATACCCATCATCATACCCTGTCACCGGGTCATTGGAGCAGATGGCCGTTTGATCGGGTACGGAGGAGGAGTCTCCATCAAAAAATGGTTGTTGGATCATGAAAAAGCCCATAAGGATCATTCTTGA
- the hpf gene encoding ribosome hibernation-promoting factor, HPF/YfiA family, which produces MRIIVYGKNIDVTAGMKSMLEKKLSRLDKYFNPEVDATATMSTQKGKHILEVTIPINGTILRAEESSDDMYASIDSAVDKLEGQLRKHKTKLEKKMKDHTSIRLDFSSVANEPASEEPTVVKTKRFPIKPMSPDEASLQMDLLGHNFFVFLNSESDEVNVVYKRKDGNYGLIEPTI; this is translated from the coding sequence ATGCGTATCATCGTTTATGGAAAGAATATCGACGTAACAGCGGGAATGAAGAGTATGTTGGAGAAGAAGTTGTCCAGGCTGGACAAATACTTCAACCCGGAAGTGGACGCTACTGCAACCATGAGCACGCAAAAGGGCAAGCACATCCTGGAAGTGACCATACCGATCAACGGAACCATACTTCGAGCAGAAGAATCGTCAGACGACATGTACGCATCCATCGATTCTGCTGTAGACAAGTTGGAAGGTCAATTGCGAAAGCACAAAACAAAGTTGGAGAAAAAAATGAAGGATCACACATCCATTCGTTTGGATTTTTCCAGTGTTGCCAATGAACCGGCCTCCGAAGAACCTACAGTGGTCAAAACCAAGCGTTTTCCGATCAAGCCCATGTCTCCGGATGAAGCATCCCTGCAGATGGATCTGTTGGGACACAATTTCTTCGTATTTTTAAACAGTGAAAGCGACGAAGTCAACGTGGTCTACAAGCGAAAAGACGGAAATTACGGATTGATCGAACCTACCATTTAA